A single window of Mangifera indica cultivar Alphonso chromosome 18, CATAS_Mindica_2.1, whole genome shotgun sequence DNA harbors:
- the LOC123202432 gene encoding protein SRG1-like yields MANLGSSLPVPCVQELVKKPMVTVPSRYVRPERNAPMISDAALISEFPVIDMKKLVSDKSMDSELLKLHYACKDWGFFQLVNHEVSSLLLEKLKKGIHEFFNLEMEEKKKFWQSPGEVEGFGQTFIVSEEQKLDWNDMFLMITQPPHLRKPHLFPKLPLPLREALEVYSTEIKNLAMALTSKMAKALNMKGEEMIEFFEDGLQAMRMNYYPPCPEAEKVLGVRSHSDSTGLTILLQLNDVEGLQIKKDGSWIPVTPLPDAFIVNIGDMLEMITNGEYRSIEHRAIVNSDQERLSIATFCNPKYNGEVGPAPSLITERTPPLFRRLTVEEFLTGLFTQENSDKCYLDTMRIHNGEDKN; encoded by the exons ATGGCAAATTTAGGAAGTTCACTTCCTGTGCCTTGTGTTCAAGAATTGGTAAAAAAGCCCATGGTAACTGTTCCTTCCAGATACGTTCGTCCAGAACGAAACGCACCCATGATTTCTGATGCAGCTTTGATTTCAGAGTTTCCAGTTATTGACATGAAGAAACTGGTGTCTGATAAATCAATGGATTCTGAATTACTCAAGCTCCATTATGCTTGCAAAGACTGGGGTTTCTTCCAG TTGGTAAATCATGAGGTGAGCTCATTGTTACTTGAGAAACTAAAGAAAGGGATTCATGAATTCTTCAATCTTGAaatggaagagaagaaaaaattttggcaGTCACCTGGAGAAGTAGAAGGATTTGGGCAAACCTTCATTGTTTCAGAGGAACAAAAGCTTGACTGGAATGACATGTTCTTAATGATCACCCAACCACCCCATCTCAGGAAACCCCACTTGTTTCCTAAGCTCCCCCTTCCCCTCAG GGAGGCTTTGGAAGTTTACTCCACAGAAATAAAAAATCTAGCTATGGCTCTCACATCAAAAATGGCGAAAGCTTTAAACATGAAAGGGGAAGAAATGATAGAGTTTTTTGAAGATGGACTTCAAGCAATGAGGATGAACTATTACCCTCCATGTCCAGAGGCAGAGAAGGTTTTGGGGGTGCGTTCTCATTCTGATTCCACAGGTCTCACAATTCTTCTGCAACTCAATGATGTTGAAGGTCTCCAGATTAAGAAAGATGGCAGCTGGATTCCTGTTACACCGCTCCCTGATGCCTTCATTGTCAACATCGGGGACATGTTGGAG ATGATCACCAATGGAGAATACAGAAGCATTGAGCATCGTGCAATTGTAAACTCTGATCAAGAAAGACTCTCCATAGCCACATTCTGCAACCCCAAATACAATGGTGAAGTAGGCCCTGCACCCAGCTTGATCACCGAAAGAACTCCTCCATTGTTTAGAAGACTGACAGTTGAAGAATTCCTCACTGGCCTATTTACTCAAGAGAATAGCGATAAATGTTATCTCGATACCATGAGAATACACAACGGTGAAGACAAGAACTAA
- the LOC123201376 gene encoding trifunctional UDP-glucose 4,6-dehydratase/UDP-4-keto-6-deoxy-D-glucose 3,5-epimerase/UDP-4-keto-L-rhamnose-reductase RHM1-like: MSTYKPKNILITGAAGFIASHVCNRLIRNYPDYKIVVLDKLDYCSNLKNLLPSKASANFKFVKGDIGSADLVNFLLITESIDTIMHFAAQTHVDNSFGNSFEFTKNNIYGTHVLLEACKVTGQIRRFIHVSTDEVYGETDEDAVVGNHEASQLLPTNPYSATKAGAEMLVMAYGRSYGLPVITTRGNNVYGPNQFPEKLIPKFILLAMRGLPLPIHGDGSNVRSYLYCEDVAEAFEVILHKGEVGHVYNIGTKKERRVIDVAKDICKLFSRDPEASIKFVDNRPFNDQRYFLDDEKLKNLGWSERTTWEEGLKKTMEWYIQNPEWWGDVSGALLPHPRMLMMPGGRHFDGSDECKSASYISNNSNQAGMVVPIPKACSSSQKPSLKFLIYGRTGWIGGLLGKLCEKQGIAYEYGKGRLEDRSSLITDILSVKPTHVLNAAGVTGRPNVDWCESHKTETIRANVTGTLTLADVSREHGLLMLNFATGCIFEYDVDHPEGSGIGFKEEDKPNFTGSFYSKTKAMVEELLKEYDNVCTLRVRMPISSDLNNPRNFITKISRYNKVVNIPNSMTVLDELIPIAIEMAKRNLKGIWNFTNPGVVSHNEILEMYKAYINPNFKWANFTLEEQAKVIVAPRSNNEMDASKLKKEFPELLSIKESLIKYVFEPNKRT; the protein is encoded by the exons ATGTCTACTTATAAGCCCAAGAACATCCTCATCACTGGAGCTGCTGGTTTCATTGCCTCCCATGTTTGCAACCGGCTTATTCGTAACTACCCTGATTACAAAATTGTAGTGCTTGACAAGCTTGATTATTGTTCTAATCTGAAAAACCTTCTTCCCTCGAAAGCATCTGCAAACTTTAAGTTTGTTAAGGGAGATATTGGCAGTGCTGACCTTGTCAACTTTCTTCTCATCACTGAGTCCATTGACACTATTATGCACTTTGCAGCCCAAACTCATGTCGATAACTCTTTTGGAAACAGTTTTGAGTTTACAAAGAACAATATTTATGGGACTCATGTCCTTCTTGAAGCCTGCAAAGTTACCGGCCAGATCCGGAGGTTTATCCATGTGAGCACAGATGAGGTCTATGGTGAGACTGATGAGGATGCTGTAGTGGGGAACCATGAAGCTTCTCAACTTCTGCCAACAAATCCATATTCTGCTACTAAAGCTGGAGCAGAAATGCTTGTTATGGCATATGGTAGGTCATATGGGCTACCTGTGATAACAACCCGTGGAAACAATGTTTATGGACCTAATCAGTTCCCTGAAAAGTTGATTCCAAAGTTTATCCTCTTGGCCATGAGAGGATTGCCTCTTCCAATTCATGGGGATGGTTCCAATGTTAGAAGTTATTTATACTGCGAGGATGTTGCTGAGGCTTTTGAAGTAATCCTTCACAAGGGAGAAGTTGGTCATGTTTACAATATTGgtacaaagaaagaaaggagagtGATTGATGTGGCAAAAGATATATGCAAACTCTTCTCAAGGGACCCAGAAGCAAGCATCAAGTTTGTAGATAACAGACCATTTAATGATCAGAGGTACTTCCTTGATGATGAGAAATTGAAGAACTTGGGATGGTCAGAGCGAACTACATGGGAAGAGGGTTTGAAGAAAACTATGGAATGGTACATTCAGAATCCTGAATGGTGGGGTGATGTCTCTGGTGCATTGCTTCCTCATCCAAGAATGCTGATGATGCCAGGTGGAAGACATTTTGATGGGTCTGATGAGTGCAAATCTGCATCTTACATCTCAAATAATAGTAATCAGGCAGGAATGGTTGTTCCAATTCCCAAAGCCTGTAGCTCTTCTCAAAAGCCATCCTTGAAGTTTTTGATCTATGGTAGAACTGGCTGGATTGGAGGCCTTCTTGGGAAGTTGTGCGAGAAGCAGGGCATTGCTTATGAATATGGTAAAGGACGTTTGGAGGATCGTTCATCTCTCATAACTGATATTCTGAGTGTTAAACCAACACATGTTCTTAATGCAGCTGGTGTAACTGGTAGACCGAATGTTGATTGGTGTGAATCTCATAAAACTGAAACCATTCGTGCCAATGTTACTGGAACATTGACATTAGCAGATGTTTCCCGAGAGCATGGGCTCTTAATGTTGAATTTTGCTACAGGGTGTATATTTGAGTATGATGTCGATCATCCAGAGGGTTCTGGCATTGGGTTTAAAGAGGAAGACAAACCCAATTTTACTGGTTCTTTCTATTCAAAAACCAAAGCCATG GTTGAAGAGCTCTTGAAAGAATATGACAATGTTTGCACTCTCAGAGTAAGAATGCCAATTTCATCCGACCTCAACAATCCAAGAAACTTCATCACCAAGATTTCTCGCTATAATAAAGTGGTCAACATTCCCAACAGCATGACTGTCTTGGATGAACTTATTCCTATTGCGATAGAGATGGCAAAGCGAAATTTAAAGGGTATCTGGAACTTCACAAACCCAGGTGTTGTCAGCCACAATGAAATCCTGGAGATGTACAAGGCTTACATCAACCCGAATTTCAAGTGGGCCAATTTCACTCTAGAAGAGCAAGCCAAGGTGATTGTTGCTCCTCGAAGCAACAATGAGATGGACGCCTCCAAGTTGAAGAAGGAGTTCCCTGAGTTGCTATCCATAAAGGAATCATTGATCAAATATGTGTTCGAGCCTAACAAGAGAACTTAA
- the LOC123202108 gene encoding mitogen-activated protein kinase 19 gives MQQDQPKKDLKDKDFFTEYGDANRYKILEVIGKGSYGVVCAAIDTHTGEKVAIKKIHDVFEHISDAIRILREVKFLRLLRHPDIVEIKRIMLPPSKREFRDIYVVFELMESDLHQVIKANDDLTREHHQFFLYQMLRALKYMHTANVYHRDLKPKNILANANCKLKVCDFGLARVAFSDTPTTVFWTDYVATRWYRAPELCGSFFSKYTPAIDIWSVGCIFAEVLIGKPLFPGKSVVHQLDLITDLLGTPSPETISGVRNDKARKYLTEMRKKPPVPFAQKFPNVDPSALRLLQRLIAFDPKDRPTAGEALADPYFKGLSKIEREPSCQPISKLEFEFERRRVTKEDIRELIYREILEYHPQLLKDYLNGTEGTNFLYPSAIGQFRKHFAYLEENSGRSGPVIPPERKHVSLPRSTVHSRTIPSDIQQHIASTDNNQMTNEASRNFRVTDAMSGTQSKVLRPPPRVPTAKPGRVVGPVAPYENGRNVKDTYDARTVYRNAVLPPQAFSPHCFLRTNSLNQEKSGVETGMGSSHVKPESEQYSMAAKPVPSMSVDINTNPYHQPQAKVDQLTDRITIDAKLLQAQSQFGAVGAAAVAVAAHRNVGTVQYGLS, from the exons ATGCAGCAAGATCAGCCCAAGAAG GACTTGAAAGACAAGGATTTTTTCACTGAGTATGGTGATGCCAACAGATACAAAATTCTTGAAGTTATTGGGAAGGGAAGCTATGGGGTTGTTTGTGCAGCAATTGACACACATACTGGAGAGAAAGTGGCAATCAAGAAGATACATGATGTTTTTGAGCATATTTCTGATGCCATCAGAATCCTTCGTGAAGTCAAGTTCCTTAGGCTTTTACGACATCCTGATATTGTTGAAATAAAGCGCATCATGTTGCCACCATCGAAGAGGGAGTTTAGAGACATATATGTGGTATTTGAGCTCATGGAATCTGATCTTCATCAAGTCATCAAAGCTAATGATGATTTGACCCGAGAACACCATCAGTTTTTTCTTTATCAGATGTTACGAGCACTTAAATATATGCATACAG CTAATGTGTACCACCGGGATCTTAAGCCAAAAAATATATTGGCAAATGCTAATTGCAAACTCAAAGTTTGTGATTTTGGACTTGCAAGAGTAGCATTTAGTGACACTCCAACTACAGTTTTTTGGACG GATTATGTTGCCACAAGGTGGTATAGGGCTCCAGAGCTGTGTGGATCATTCTTTTCAAAG TATACACCTGCTATTGATATTTGGAGTGTTGGCTGCATATTTGCTGAGGTATTGATTGGGAAGCCATTGTTTCCTGGTAAAAGTGTTGTCCATCAATTAGATTTGATCACTGATCTTCTTGGAACACCTTCACCCGAAACCATTTCTGGA GTTCGAAATGACAAAGCACGGAAATACCTGACAGAAATGCGGAAGAAACCTCCTGTGCCATTTGCACAGAAGTTCCCAAATGTAGATCCTTCAGCACTTAGGCTATTGCAAAGATTGATAGCATTTGATCCGAAGGATCGACCCACTGCTGGAGAG GCTCTAGCTGATCCCTACTTTAAAGGCCTGTCCAAAATCGAGAGAGAACCTTCTTGTCAGCCAATATCAAAGttggaatttgaatttgagaggcGAAGGGTGACAAAGGAGGACATTCGGGAACTAATATACCGGGAGATACTAGAATACCATCCTCAGCTGCTCAAAGATTATCTGAATGGAACTGAAGGCACAAATTTTCTCTATCCAAG TGCCATCGGCCAATTCAGAAAGCATTTTGCTTAtcttgaggaaaatagtggcAGAAGTGGCCCAGTGATTCCTCCGGAACGAAAACATGTCTCACTTCCACG GTCTACGGTTCACTCAAGAACAATCCCTTCTGACATACAGCAGCATATTGCTTCTACTGACAACAACCAAATGACTAACGAAGCTTCTAGAAATTTTAGAGTGACAGATGCGATGTCAGGAACACAGTCCAAGGTTTTACGGCCTCCACCTAGAGTTCCAACAG CAAAACCAGGGAGAGTTGTAGGGCCGGTTGCACCATATGAGAATGGCAGAAATGTTAAAGATACCTACGATGCAAGGACAGTTTACCGAAATGCAGTTCTTCCTCCGCAAGCTTTCTCACCTCATTGTTTCTTGCGGACAAACAGCTTGAATCAAGAGAAGTCTGGAGTTGAGACAGGTATGGGTTCTTCCCATGTTAAACCAGAGTCCGAACAATACAGCATGGCTGCCAAACCAGTTCCAAGCATGTCGGTTGACATAAACACCAATCCATATCACCAACCACAAGCCAAAGTAGATCAACTGACCGATCGAATCACCATTGATGCAAAGTTGCTACAGGCTCAATCCCAGTTTGGTGCAGTCGGTGCTGCTGCTGTTGCTGTAGCTGCACATCGGAATGTGGGAACCGTGCAATATGGATTGTCTTAG